One segment of Alnus glutinosa chromosome 2, dhAlnGlut1.1, whole genome shotgun sequence DNA contains the following:
- the LOC133861604 gene encoding protein NPG1, whose protein sequence is MESGEHEVGIEVREVGANGVWMKTTEVEAKLDEGNIQEAESSLREGLSLNFEEARSLLGKLEYQRGNVEGALRVFEGIDLQAAIQRLQPPLAEKVPSRRGRSHSESLQAVSQHAASLVLEAIYLKAKSLQKLGRLSEAARECKSVLDAVERLFYQGIPDVQVDNRLQETVSQAVELLPELWKQAGYYHDAISAYRCALLSQWNLDNDCCTRIQKRFAVLLLYGGVEAGPPSLAVQIDGSYIPKNNLEEAILLFMILMRKFILGKTQWDPSVMEHLTFALSLCRQTPVLAKQLEEIMPGVYHRVDRWNSLALCYSGAGQDKVALNLLRKSLHKHERPNDLIALLLAAKICSEDSHLAAEGVVYARRTINNAQGIDEHIKGVGLRMLGLCLGMQAKVSSSDFERSRLQSEALKSLDGAIALECNNTDLIFELGIQYAEHRNLNAALRYAKKFIDETGGSILKGWRLLALVLSAQQRFPEAMVVTDAALDETAKWEQGPLLRLKAKLKLSQSLHTDAIETYRYLLALVQAQRKSFGPLRIIPQAEDDKVNEFEVWHGLANLYSSLSHWKDAEICLGKARELKQYSSEALHTEGALREGRGQIREALAAYIDALLLEPYYVPCKILIGSVLSNRGLKVLPVARSLLSDALRIDPTNRMAWYYLGMVHRNDGRLSDAADCFQAASMLEESDPIESFSSIH, encoded by the exons ATGGAGTCTGGAGAGCATGAGGTAGGCATCGAGGTTCGAGAAGTCGGTGCAAATGGCGTTTGGATGAAAACAACAGAAGTTGAAGCGAAGCTTGACGAGGGAAACATTCAAGAAGCTGAATCTTCATTACGAGAAGGCTTATCACTCAATTTTGAG GAAGCAAGATCCCTTCTTGGTAAGTTGGAGTATCAAAGAGGTAATGTAGAAGGTGCTCTTCGTGTGTTTGAGGGCATCGATCTCCAAGCTGCTATACAGCGACTGCAACCTCCCCTTGCTGAAAAAGTGCCTTCCAGGAGGGGTCGCTCTCACTCCGAATCACTGCAAGCAGTCTCACAGCATGCTGCTAGCCTGGTGCTTGAAGCCATATACTTAAAAGCCAAGTCTCTCCAAAAGCTGGGGAGATTAAGTG AAGCTGCTCGTGAATGTAAAAGTGTGCTTGATGCTGTGGAGAGGCTATTCTATCAGGGCATACCTGATGTTCAAGTCGACAATAGATTGCAAGAGACAGTCAGCCAAGCTGTAGAGCTCCTTCCAGAGCTTTGGAAGCAGGCTGGTTACTATCATGATGCGATTTCGGCTTATAGATGTGCGCTCCTTAGTCAATGGAACCTTGATAATGATTGCTGTACAAGAATTCAGAAACGCTTTGCTGTGCTTTTGCTGTATGGTGGAGTGGAGGCTGGCCCACCCAGTTTAGCTGTCCAGATTGATGGTTCATATATACCTAAAAATAATCTAGAAGAGGCAATTCTACTTTTTATGATTCTTATGAGGAAATTTATCCTTGGTAAGACCCAATGGGATCCATCTGTAATGGAGCACCTAACATTTGCACTATCTTTATGCCGCCAAACACCTGTTTTAGCTAAGCAACTTGAAGAGATCATGCCTGGGGTATATCATCGAGTTGACCGTTGGAATTCTTTAGCTCTTTGCTACAGTGGAGCTGGACAAGACAAAGTTGCATTGAATCTATTGAGGAAATCTTTACATAAACATGAACGACCAAATGACCTCATCGCACTGTTATTGGCTGCCAAGATATGCAGTGAGGATTCCCATCTTGCTGCTGAGGGAGTGGTATATGCACGGAGGACAATTAATAATGCTCAGGGGATTGATGAGCACATAAAGGGTGTGGGTCTTCGCATGTTGGGCCTTTGTTTGGGAATGCAAGCTAAAGTTTCTTCCTCTGACTTTGAGAGGTCTCGTCTTCAGTCTGAGGCATTGAAGTCATTAGATGGGGCTATTGCTTTGGAGTGCAATAATACGGACTTGATTTTTGAGTTGGGTATTCAGTATGCAGAGCACCGAAATTTGAATGCTGCTTTACGCTATGCAAAGAAGTTCATTGATGAAACCGGTGGATCCATATTAAAAGGTTGGAGATTGCTTGCTCTGGTTTTGTCTGCTCAACAGCGATTCCCAGAGGCTATGGTGGTCACTGATGCTGCTCTAGATGAGACTGCCAAATGGGAGCAAGGACCACTTCTCAGGCTGAAAGCAAAGCTAAAGCTCTCCCAGTCACTACATACGGATGCTATTGAAACTTATCGTTACCTCCTTGCATTGGTTCAAGCCCAGAGGAAATCTTTTGGGCCTCTTAGAATTATTCCTCAG GCTGAGGACGATAAAGTCAACGAATTTGAAGTTTGGCATGGACTGGCAAATTTGTACTCTAGTCTTTCACATTGGAAGGATGCAGAGATATGTTTAGGGAAAGCCAGAGAGCTAAAACAGTACTCTTCTGAAGCACTGCACACAGAAG GTGCACTGCGTGAAGGTCGTGGACAGATCCGAGAAGCTCTTGCTGCTTATATTGATGCCCTTCTACTGGAACCTTATTATGTTCCTTGCAAGATCTTGATTGGTAGTGTGTTGTCAAACAGAGGCTTGAAGGTATTGCCTGTGGCAAGAAGCTTACTGTCTGATGCATTAAGGATAGATCCTACCAACCGTATGGCATGGTATTACTTGGGAATGGTTCACAGGAATGATGGAAGATTATCTGATGCTGCAGACTGCTTTCAGGCTGCTTCCATGCTTGAAGAATCTGATCCCATTGAAAGCTTTAGCTCTATTCATTGA
- the LOC133861605 gene encoding polyamine oxidase 2 isoform X2: MESGRTNSNPQLRRGLCYSNVERKPSVIVIGGGMAGMAAARALHDASFGVVLLESRDRIGGRVYTDYSFGFPIDLGASWLHGVCKENPLARLIGRLGLPLYRTSEDNSVLYDHDLESYALFDMEGNQVPPELVTKIGEVFESILEETDKIRQEFDEDMSILRAFSIVFERKPELRMEGLAHNVLQWYLCRMEGWFSADADTISLKCWDQAKLLPGGHGLMVRGYIPVINTLAKGLDIRLGHKVTKIARRYNGVKVTVENGSTFVADAAVVAVPLGVLKAKTIKFDPKLPEWKETAISELGVGIENKIVLHFEKVFWPNVEFLGVVNETSYGCSYFLNLHKATGHSVLVYMPAGQLAKDIEKMSDEAAANFAYTQLKRILPNASAPIQYLVSRWGSDVNSLGSYSYDTVGKPHDLYDMLRIPVDNLFFAGEATSANYPGSVHGAFSTGLMAAEDCRMRVLERYGELDLFQPVMGEEGSSVPLLISRL; the protein is encoded by the exons ATGGAGTCTGGCCGCACCAATAGTAATCCCCAATTACGCAGAg GTCTATGCTACTCAAATGTGGAGAGAAAGCCATCTGTAATTGTCATCGGTGGTGGTATGGCTGGAATGGCTGCTGCTCGTGCTCTTCATGACGCCTCATTTGGG GTTGTCCTGTTGGAATCACGGGATAGGATTGGTGGTCGAGTATATACTGACTACTCGTTTGGTTTTCCTATTGACCTAGGTGCATCATG GTTGCATGGAGTTTGCAAGGAGAATCCCTTGGCACGATTGATTGGGAGACTAGGACTACCCTTATACCGTACTAGTGAGGATAACTCTGTGTTGTATGATCATGATTTGGAAAG CTATGCTCTCTTTGATATGGAAGGGAATCAAGTGCCTCCTGAGTTAGTCACCAAAATTGGTGAAGTATTTGAGAGCATTTTGGAGGAG ACAGATAAAATAAGACAGGAATTTGATGAAGATATGTCCATCCTGCGTGCTTTCTCAATTGTTTTTGAAAGGAAGCCAGAATTGAG GATGGAGGGCCTTGCCCATAATGTGCTTCAGTGGTATTTATGTAGAATGGAAGGCTGGTTTTCTGCGGATGCTGATACCATCTCACTAAAATGTTGGGATCAGGCAA AGCTGCTCCCTGGTGGTCATGGGCTTATGGTCAGGGGATACATCCCTGTTATAAACACTCTTGCCAAAGGTCTCGACATCCGTTTGGGGCACAA GGTTACAAAGATTGCAAGGCGTTATAATGGAGTGAAGGTAACAGTAGAAAATGGAAGTACGTTTGTGGCAGATGCTGCCGTTGTTGCTGTGCCTCTTGGTGTGCTGAAAGCAAAGACCATAAAGTTTGACCCAAAGCTCCCAGAGTGGAAGGAAACAGCCATTTCTGAGCTTGGTGTGGGGATTGAGAATAAAATAGTGTTGCACTTTGAAAAGGTGTTTTGGCCAAATGTTGAGTTCTTGGGAGTTGTCAATGAGACATCTTACGGGTGCAGCTACTTTCTGAATCTTCACAAGGCTACTGGCCACTCTGTCCTTGTTTACATGCCCGCTGGGCAGCTAGCCAAAGACATTGAGAAAATGTCTGATGAAGCTGCTGCTAATTTTGCTTACACGCAACTCAAAAGGATCCTTCCAAATGCTTCTGCCCCG ATTCAATATCTTGTTTCTCGGTGGGGCAGCGACGTCAACTCGCTCGGCTCCTATAGCTATGATACAGTAGGCAAGCCCCATGATCTGTATGACATGCTAAGGATCCCAGTGGACAACTTATTCTTTGCAGGGGAGGCAACAAGTGCGAACTACCCGGGGTCGGTGCACGGTGCCTTCTCAACTGGCCTAATGGCTGCTGAAGACTGCAGGATGCGAGTCTTGGAACGTTACGGGGAGTTGGATTTATTCCAGCCAGTCATGGGTGAGGAGGGATCGTCTGTTCCACTTTTGATCTCTCGCCTGTAA
- the LOC133861605 gene encoding polyamine oxidase 2 isoform X1: MESGRTNSNPQLRRGLCYSNVERKPSVIVIGGGMAGMAAARALHDASFGVVLLESRDRIGGRVYTDYSFGFPIDLGASWLHGVCKENPLARLIGRLGLPLYRTSEDNSVLYDHDLESYALFDMEGNQVPPELVTKIGEVFESILEETDKIRQEFDEDMSILRAFSIVFERKPELRMEGLAHNVLQWYLCRMEGWFSADADTISLKCWDQEELLPGGHGLMVRGYIPVINTLAKGLDIRLGHKVTKIARRYNGVKVTVENGSTFVADAAVVAVPLGVLKAKTIKFDPKLPEWKETAISELGVGIENKIVLHFEKVFWPNVEFLGVVNETSYGCSYFLNLHKATGHSVLVYMPAGQLAKDIEKMSDEAAANFAYTQLKRILPNASAPIQYLVSRWGSDVNSLGSYSYDTVGKPHDLYDMLRIPVDNLFFAGEATSANYPGSVHGAFSTGLMAAEDCRMRVLERYGELDLFQPVMGEEGSSVPLLISRL; encoded by the exons ATGGAGTCTGGCCGCACCAATAGTAATCCCCAATTACGCAGAg GTCTATGCTACTCAAATGTGGAGAGAAAGCCATCTGTAATTGTCATCGGTGGTGGTATGGCTGGAATGGCTGCTGCTCGTGCTCTTCATGACGCCTCATTTGGG GTTGTCCTGTTGGAATCACGGGATAGGATTGGTGGTCGAGTATATACTGACTACTCGTTTGGTTTTCCTATTGACCTAGGTGCATCATG GTTGCATGGAGTTTGCAAGGAGAATCCCTTGGCACGATTGATTGGGAGACTAGGACTACCCTTATACCGTACTAGTGAGGATAACTCTGTGTTGTATGATCATGATTTGGAAAG CTATGCTCTCTTTGATATGGAAGGGAATCAAGTGCCTCCTGAGTTAGTCACCAAAATTGGTGAAGTATTTGAGAGCATTTTGGAGGAG ACAGATAAAATAAGACAGGAATTTGATGAAGATATGTCCATCCTGCGTGCTTTCTCAATTGTTTTTGAAAGGAAGCCAGAATTGAG GATGGAGGGCCTTGCCCATAATGTGCTTCAGTGGTATTTATGTAGAATGGAAGGCTGGTTTTCTGCGGATGCTGATACCATCTCACTAAAATGTTGGGATCAG GAAGAGCTGCTCCCTGGTGGTCATGGGCTTATGGTCAGGGGATACATCCCTGTTATAAACACTCTTGCCAAAGGTCTCGACATCCGTTTGGGGCACAA GGTTACAAAGATTGCAAGGCGTTATAATGGAGTGAAGGTAACAGTAGAAAATGGAAGTACGTTTGTGGCAGATGCTGCCGTTGTTGCTGTGCCTCTTGGTGTGCTGAAAGCAAAGACCATAAAGTTTGACCCAAAGCTCCCAGAGTGGAAGGAAACAGCCATTTCTGAGCTTGGTGTGGGGATTGAGAATAAAATAGTGTTGCACTTTGAAAAGGTGTTTTGGCCAAATGTTGAGTTCTTGGGAGTTGTCAATGAGACATCTTACGGGTGCAGCTACTTTCTGAATCTTCACAAGGCTACTGGCCACTCTGTCCTTGTTTACATGCCCGCTGGGCAGCTAGCCAAAGACATTGAGAAAATGTCTGATGAAGCTGCTGCTAATTTTGCTTACACGCAACTCAAAAGGATCCTTCCAAATGCTTCTGCCCCG ATTCAATATCTTGTTTCTCGGTGGGGCAGCGACGTCAACTCGCTCGGCTCCTATAGCTATGATACAGTAGGCAAGCCCCATGATCTGTATGACATGCTAAGGATCCCAGTGGACAACTTATTCTTTGCAGGGGAGGCAACAAGTGCGAACTACCCGGGGTCGGTGCACGGTGCCTTCTCAACTGGCCTAATGGCTGCTGAAGACTGCAGGATGCGAGTCTTGGAACGTTACGGGGAGTTGGATTTATTCCAGCCAGTCATGGGTGAGGAGGGATCGTCTGTTCCACTTTTGATCTCTCGCCTGTAA